In the Chloroflexota bacterium genome, CGTCGCGCTGCGAGAACAAATCGCGATAACGCAATTCGATGGTCGCGATGTTCCGCCGCCCGCTGCCGCCCGATCCCACTCTCATGCGCGCGAGGACGACCTGGCTATCGCCCGTGCCCATGTCGTGCATTTTGATTTGCACCGGACCGGTCGGCAGGGTGCCTTCAAACCCGGTGATCGCTTCGATGCTCACGCCCGATGCGGGACGCAGCGTGACCGAGACATCGGACGCGGATTTTTGGATCAACCCACTGACCTGTTGACGAAACACCTTGTCCATTTCCGCGGCAGAGTCCACAAAGTGGTACGCGCCCTTGCTTTGCCCGGCGAGTTGGCTCAACAGCGCGTCGTTAAACTCGCGTCCCAGTCCAATCGTCGAGAGATAGATGCCACGTTCATTGTAGCGTTTCGCTTCTGCCGCGATTTGGTTTGAGTCAATTACGCCGACGTTCGCGATGCCATCCGTCAGCAGAATCACACGATTGTTGCGGCGCACGTCAAAGTTGCGTTCGACTTCTTTGAAACCCAGGATCATCCCGGCGTGCAGATTCGTGCTGCCGCCTGGCTGCAAACGATTGACCGCGTCTTCAATCCAGCGACCATCACCAACCTGGCGCGCGGGCACGAGTACCTCGGCGTCGGTGCTGAATGCGACGAGCGCGACGATGTCGTTCGACGCGAGACTCGTCAGGAACACGCGCAGCGATTGTTTGAGGTACGGCATTTTTTCCGGCGTGTCCATCGAGCCGCTGCGGTCAATCACAATCGCGAGATTGAGCGGCGCGACGATTTCGTTCTTGTCGGTTTTGGCTTGAATGCCGACTTGCAACCACGCGGTTCCACCCTCGACCGGGATTTGTTGATTGCCCATCCGCAAATCGAGACCGAGCGTCGTGTTGACCGGCGCGGGAAAACTTTGTTTGTAGTACGCGAGGTACTCGGCGACGCGCAATTCTTCGGCAGAGACGATTCCGCCCGATTCGATGACACTGCGACTGCGCGCCTTCGCCGCGTCGGTCGGCGCCGCGCACGCGGTAATCACGACGACCATGAGCAAGCCGATGATGAACAACCATTTACGAGAAAACATTTTTCCCTCCCGTGCGGCAAATTCCTAATTTGCGTCCCAGTTCCGCCCGCATTATCGCGCTCGTCAAGTTGCAATTCAAGACGCACTTGTGTTACACTGCGCGTAACACCCCAAAACACCGTATTTCTCGGCGAAAACTGGCTTATGCAAACCTTCGGCGAACTACTTCGAGAGTACATGACGCGCACCGGCATCAGCGATGCCGAAATGGCGCGTTCGCTCGGCGTTAGCCGCCAGACGATTTTTCGCTGGAAGGAAGGGCTAGTCGAAAAGCCGCGCTATCGCGAAGACGTGCTCAAAATTGCGACGAAGCTGCGTCTCACGCCGCTGGAGCGCGACGCGTTTTTGCTCGCCGCCGGTTTTGCGCCCGAAGCCGCGCCGCCCGCACCAATCCCTCCGCCTGAGCCGGTCGAAACGAAGATTGGGACCGCGCCAATTGCTCCACCTCCACCGTCGGTCGAAACTCAAGTTGAACTTGCCCCGCGCAAACGAATCCGCCCGCGCGCGCTTGGAATTGCCATCGCGATGATCGTCGCGATTTTCGCGCTCGTCGCCGCGTTCGCGATCTTGCAATCGCGAGACGATACGCCGCGCCCGGTCGCCGCGCCGGGCGAAACGCTGATCGTCGTCGGCGCGTTCGACGACGCCCAGACGCTTCCGTCGCCGGACGCGCGACAGAAACCACTGCCCCCGACCGACGAACGCATCCAAGCCGCACTCGAACGCGAGATTCTCGCATCGCGTTTGGAACGCGTGCGCGTCGCGTTGTGGCGCGATCCGATTCGCGATGCGGACACGGTGTTGCGCCGCGCGAACGCGCGTGTTGTGATCGGCGGCACGCGCACCGGCGCGGACTTGAACGCGCTAATCGCGTTCGCGTCATTCACGCGCGTCGAGGATATGCCGCTCGACGCGCTCGTCGCCGCGCCAACGCGTATGGGCGTCACGCTCGCGGTTGCGTCGCCCGACGAATTGCAGGCGCTGGCGTTGCTCGTCGTGAGCCAAACGCACATTGAGCGCGGCGATTGGGGGTTGGCGCGCGCCGCGCTCGCGCTCGCGCCAATGCGCGCGCACAAACCCGCGCTCGAATTGCAAGCCGGCTACATCGCGCAACGCGCACTGCCGCCGGATCTATTCGAAGCGATTCCGGCGTACACGCGCGTCGTCAGCACGACCCAGGATTTGCCAGATGCGTACTTGAATCGCGGTTTGGCGTACGTGCGATTGAACGACGCGCGCTGGCAATCCGATTTCGCGCGCGTCCTCGCGCTCAAACCGGACGAAACGCGCGCGCGTCTTGCCTTGTGTTGGGCGCACGCGCTCGACCAAAAACCGGACGCGGCGTTGCCGCACTGCGAT is a window encoding:
- a CDS encoding VWA domain-containing protein is translated as MFSRKWLFIIGLLMVVVITACAAPTDAAKARSRSVIESGGIVSAEELRVAEYLAYYKQSFPAPVNTTLGLDLRMGNQQIPVEGGTAWLQVGIQAKTDKNEIVAPLNLAIVIDRSGSMDTPEKMPYLKQSLRVFLTSLASNDIVALVAFSTDAEVLVPARQVGDGRWIEDAVNRLQPGGSTNLHAGMILGFKEVERNFDVRRNNRVILLTDGIANVGVIDSNQIAAEAKRYNERGIYLSTIGLGREFNDALLSQLAGQSKGAYHFVDSAAEMDKVFRQQVSGLIQKSASDVSVTLRPASGVSIEAITGFEGTLPTGPVQIKMHDMGTGDSQVVLARMRVGSGGSGRRNIATIELRYRDLFSQRDETLTQTIMADAARIGNYDPTFDVEVLRNVTIQKTAEGLKEIDRLYKSQRYQEAWQLAYRLEQDLRYVARLTNEAQMVKDADMMRKYQDTLSKWVQNQTGRPPQPAESGPASDQPIRGREPTPVATPIQIK
- a CDS encoding helix-turn-helix domain-containing protein yields the protein MQTFGELLREYMTRTGISDAEMARSLGVSRQTIFRWKEGLVEKPRYREDVLKIATKLRLTPLERDAFLLAAGFAPEAAPPAPIPPPEPVETKIGTAPIAPPPPSVETQVELAPRKRIRPRALGIAIAMIVAIFALVAAFAILQSRDDTPRPVAAPGETLIVVGAFDDAQTLPSPDARQKPLPPTDERIQAALEREILASRLERVRVALWRDPIRDADTVLRRANARVVIGGTRTGADLNALIAFASFTRVEDMPLDALVAAPTRMGVTLAVASPDELQALALLVVSQTHIERGDWGLARAALALAPMRAHKPALELQAGYIAQRALPPDLFEAIPAYTRVVSTTQDLPDAYLNRGLAYVRLNDARWQSDFARVLALKPDETRARLALCWAHALDQKPDAALPHCDAAVRTETSGRAREARGIVYAELGKFADAANDLQNFVDWLARQPESLRARYGSSRSEWLPELRAGKNPFDAATLEKLRRE